In the Paramormyrops kingsleyae isolate MSU_618 chromosome 6, PKINGS_0.4, whole genome shotgun sequence genome, one interval contains:
- the lemd1 gene encoding LEM domain-containing protein 1 isoform X9: protein MPSFVEDPAQLSKRRLRSELAAHSVPLPAADSGKEAYVELYRRHVAARSGADFSSDEDEGRGQAGGSGEEASIRDEGQKTELEVMDVSQLTDVELKARLLQYGVNVGPIVASTRTLYEKKLRILLKPVSQPPLNGAGYAAQYSDVEDEDDDDDDDEERDYGSVHAGGHLEADEEQDQEGHNQVGLRFQGDARYYPQCFLPSSGMLESRSPDISKVATGTKVGVNSEMPLGPSSQMDLMKDKNATRKSPAFSPKPSVFRPQFKEPVSDILMEMFPGTEPTPTGISATCRRPIKGAAGRPVQFKYPDTPSSPGTKERRELQRHLVPTWIQMLVFLLVAFLFYLIFSAMQGVPDSPSAVLLHRSGHEGELLGDLSSFATSEDPPLVSGEE, encoded by the exons ATGCCCTCGTTCGTGGAGGACCCCGCTCAGCTCTCCAAGCGGAGGCTCCGGTCGGAGCTGGCGGCGCACAGCGTGCCGCTGCCGGCCGCGGACAGTGGGAAGGAGGCGTACGTGGAGCTCTACCGTAGGCATGTCGCCGCCAGGTCGGGCGCCGACTTCTCAAGCGATGAGGACGAAGGCAGGGGGCAGGCGGGCGGCAGCGGC GAAGAAGCCAGCATTCGGGACGAAGGGCAGAAAACGGAGTTAGAAGTGATGGATGTGAGCCAGCTGACTGACGTGGAGCTGAAGGCCAGGCTGCTCCAGTACGGTGTTAATGTTGGGCCTATCGTCG CTTCCACCAGAACTCTGTATGAGAAAAAGCTGCGGATATTACTGAAGCCTGTCTCACAGCCCCCACTCAATGGTGCTGGATATGCAGCCCAGTACTCTGATGTcgaggatgaggatgatgatgatgatgatgatgaagagcGTGATTATG GCTCAGTACACGCAGGGGGCCACCTGGAGGCTGACGAGGAGCAGGACCAAGAGGGACACAACCAG GTGGGGCTGCGCTTTCAGGGTGATGCCAGATACTATCCCCAGTGTTTTTTGCCCTCTTCTGGAATG CTGGAAAGCAGGAGCCCTGACATCAGCAAAGTAGCGACAGGCACCAAGGTTGGTGTGAACAGTGAAATGCCACTGGGGCCCAGCAGCCAAATG GACCTGATGAAGGACAAAAACGCCACAAGAAAATCGCCGGCCTTCAGTCCCAAACCATCTGTGTTCAGACCTCAGTTCAAG GAGCCTGTGAGTGATATTCTGATGGAGATGTTTCCCGGGACAGAACCGACTCCCACTGGAATAAG TGCCACCTGCCGCAGGCCCATAAAAGGGGCGGCAGGGAGGCCCGTGCAGTTCAAGTACCCTGACACCCCGTCCAGCCCCGGTACTAAGGAGAGGCGGGAGCTTCAGCGCCATCTGGTGCCGACATGGATCCAGATGCTGGTCTTTCTGTTGGTGGCCTTCCTCTTCTACCTCATTTTCAGTGCGATGCAGGGTGTCCCGGACAGTCCCTCCGCTGTGCTGCTTCACCGTTCTGGCCATGAGGGAGAGTTGCTAGGGGATCTGTCATCCTTTGCCACCTCAGAGGATCCTCCCTTGGTCTCTGGGGAGGAGTAA
- the lemd1 gene encoding LEM domain-containing protein 1 isoform X11, with amino-acid sequence MPSFVEDPAQLSKRRLRSELAAHSVPLPAADSGKEAYVELYRRHVAARSGADFSSDEDEGRGQAGGSGEEASIRDEGQKTELEVMDVSQLTDVELKARLLQYGVNVGPIVASTRTLYEKKLRILLKPVSQPPLNGAGYAAQYSDVEDEDDDDDDDEERDYGSVHAGGHLEADEEQDQEGHNQLESRSPDISKVATGTKVGVNSEMPLGPSSQMDLMKDKNATRKSPAFSPKPSVFRPQFKEPVSDILMEMFPGTEPTPTGISATCRRPIKGAAGRPVQFKYPDTPSSPGTKERRELQRHLVPTWIQMLVFLLVAFLFYLIFSAMQGVPDSPSAVLLHRSGHEGELLGDLSSFATSEDPPLVSGEE; translated from the exons ATGCCCTCGTTCGTGGAGGACCCCGCTCAGCTCTCCAAGCGGAGGCTCCGGTCGGAGCTGGCGGCGCACAGCGTGCCGCTGCCGGCCGCGGACAGTGGGAAGGAGGCGTACGTGGAGCTCTACCGTAGGCATGTCGCCGCCAGGTCGGGCGCCGACTTCTCAAGCGATGAGGACGAAGGCAGGGGGCAGGCGGGCGGCAGCGGC GAAGAAGCCAGCATTCGGGACGAAGGGCAGAAAACGGAGTTAGAAGTGATGGATGTGAGCCAGCTGACTGACGTGGAGCTGAAGGCCAGGCTGCTCCAGTACGGTGTTAATGTTGGGCCTATCGTCG CTTCCACCAGAACTCTGTATGAGAAAAAGCTGCGGATATTACTGAAGCCTGTCTCACAGCCCCCACTCAATGGTGCTGGATATGCAGCCCAGTACTCTGATGTcgaggatgaggatgatgatgatgatgatgatgaagagcGTGATTATG GCTCAGTACACGCAGGGGGCCACCTGGAGGCTGACGAGGAGCAGGACCAAGAGGGACACAACCAG CTGGAAAGCAGGAGCCCTGACATCAGCAAAGTAGCGACAGGCACCAAGGTTGGTGTGAACAGTGAAATGCCACTGGGGCCCAGCAGCCAAATG GACCTGATGAAGGACAAAAACGCCACAAGAAAATCGCCGGCCTTCAGTCCCAAACCATCTGTGTTCAGACCTCAGTTCAAG GAGCCTGTGAGTGATATTCTGATGGAGATGTTTCCCGGGACAGAACCGACTCCCACTGGAATAAG TGCCACCTGCCGCAGGCCCATAAAAGGGGCGGCAGGGAGGCCCGTGCAGTTCAAGTACCCTGACACCCCGTCCAGCCCCGGTACTAAGGAGAGGCGGGAGCTTCAGCGCCATCTGGTGCCGACATGGATCCAGATGCTGGTCTTTCTGTTGGTGGCCTTCCTCTTCTACCTCATTTTCAGTGCGATGCAGGGTGTCCCGGACAGTCCCTCCGCTGTGCTGCTTCACCGTTCTGGCCATGAGGGAGAGTTGCTAGGGGATCTGTCATCCTTTGCCACCTCAGAGGATCCTCCCTTGGTCTCTGGGGAGGAGTAA
- the lemd1 gene encoding LEM domain-containing protein 1 isoform X1: MPSFVEDPAQLSKRRLRSELAAHSVPLPAADSGKEAYVELYRRHVAARSGADFSSDEDEGRGQAGGSGEEASIRDEGQKTELEVMDVSQLTDVELKARLLQYGVNVGPIVASTRTLYEKKLRILLKPVSQPPLNGAGYAAQYSDVEDEDDDDDDDEERDYGSVHAGGHLEADEEQDQEGHNQVGLRFQGDARYYPQCFLPSSGMGDPISLTRRGAARGRAQTSRPQREPSASGMSPRQASVDELRSPHCTFQSFSITQLVEELESRSPDISKVATGTKVGVNSEMPLGPSSQMDLMKDKNATRKSPAFSPKPSVFRPQFKEPVSDILMEMFPGTEPTPTGISATCRRPIKGAAGRPVQFKYPDTPSSPGTKERRELQRHLVPTWIQMLVFLLVAFLFYLIFSAMQGVPDSPSAVLLHRSGHEGELLGDLSSFATSEDPPLVSGEE, from the exons ATGCCCTCGTTCGTGGAGGACCCCGCTCAGCTCTCCAAGCGGAGGCTCCGGTCGGAGCTGGCGGCGCACAGCGTGCCGCTGCCGGCCGCGGACAGTGGGAAGGAGGCGTACGTGGAGCTCTACCGTAGGCATGTCGCCGCCAGGTCGGGCGCCGACTTCTCAAGCGATGAGGACGAAGGCAGGGGGCAGGCGGGCGGCAGCGGC GAAGAAGCCAGCATTCGGGACGAAGGGCAGAAAACGGAGTTAGAAGTGATGGATGTGAGCCAGCTGACTGACGTGGAGCTGAAGGCCAGGCTGCTCCAGTACGGTGTTAATGTTGGGCCTATCGTCG CTTCCACCAGAACTCTGTATGAGAAAAAGCTGCGGATATTACTGAAGCCTGTCTCACAGCCCCCACTCAATGGTGCTGGATATGCAGCCCAGTACTCTGATGTcgaggatgaggatgatgatgatgatgatgatgaagagcGTGATTATG GCTCAGTACACGCAGGGGGCCACCTGGAGGCTGACGAGGAGCAGGACCAAGAGGGACACAACCAG GTGGGGCTGCGCTTTCAGGGTGATGCCAGATACTATCCCCAGTGTTTTTTGCCCTCTTCTGGAATG GGGGATCCCATCAGCCTGACACGCCGCGGTGCAGCGAGGGGCCGGGCCCAGACGTCCAGACCCCAGAGAGAGCCGAGTGCATcaggg ATGAGCCCCCGGCAAGCATCTGTAGATGAGCTCAGGTCCCCCCATTGCACCTTCCAGTCCTTCAGCATCACTCAACTGGTCGAAGAG CTGGAAAGCAGGAGCCCTGACATCAGCAAAGTAGCGACAGGCACCAAGGTTGGTGTGAACAGTGAAATGCCACTGGGGCCCAGCAGCCAAATG GACCTGATGAAGGACAAAAACGCCACAAGAAAATCGCCGGCCTTCAGTCCCAAACCATCTGTGTTCAGACCTCAGTTCAAG GAGCCTGTGAGTGATATTCTGATGGAGATGTTTCCCGGGACAGAACCGACTCCCACTGGAATAAG TGCCACCTGCCGCAGGCCCATAAAAGGGGCGGCAGGGAGGCCCGTGCAGTTCAAGTACCCTGACACCCCGTCCAGCCCCGGTACTAAGGAGAGGCGGGAGCTTCAGCGCCATCTGGTGCCGACATGGATCCAGATGCTGGTCTTTCTGTTGGTGGCCTTCCTCTTCTACCTCATTTTCAGTGCGATGCAGGGTGTCCCGGACAGTCCCTCCGCTGTGCTGCTTCACCGTTCTGGCCATGAGGGAGAGTTGCTAGGGGATCTGTCATCCTTTGCCACCTCAGAGGATCCTCCCTTGGTCTCTGGGGAGGAGTAA
- the lemd1 gene encoding LEM domain-containing protein 1 isoform X10, translated as MPSFVEDPAQLSKRRLRSELAAHSVPLPAADSGKEAYVELYRRHVAARSGADFSSDEDEGRGQAGGSGEEASIRDEGQKTELEVMDVSQLTDVELKARLLQYGVNVGPIVASTRTLYEKKLRILLKPVSQPPLNGAGYAAQYSDVEDEDDDDDDDEERDYGSVHAGGHLEADEEQDQEGHNQVGLRFQGDARYYPQCFLPSSGMLESRSPDISKVATGTKDLMKDKNATRKSPAFSPKPSVFRPQFKEPVSDILMEMFPGTEPTPTGISATCRRPIKGAAGRPVQFKYPDTPSSPGTKERRELQRHLVPTWIQMLVFLLVAFLFYLIFSAMQGVPDSPSAVLLHRSGHEGELLGDLSSFATSEDPPLVSGEE; from the exons ATGCCCTCGTTCGTGGAGGACCCCGCTCAGCTCTCCAAGCGGAGGCTCCGGTCGGAGCTGGCGGCGCACAGCGTGCCGCTGCCGGCCGCGGACAGTGGGAAGGAGGCGTACGTGGAGCTCTACCGTAGGCATGTCGCCGCCAGGTCGGGCGCCGACTTCTCAAGCGATGAGGACGAAGGCAGGGGGCAGGCGGGCGGCAGCGGC GAAGAAGCCAGCATTCGGGACGAAGGGCAGAAAACGGAGTTAGAAGTGATGGATGTGAGCCAGCTGACTGACGTGGAGCTGAAGGCCAGGCTGCTCCAGTACGGTGTTAATGTTGGGCCTATCGTCG CTTCCACCAGAACTCTGTATGAGAAAAAGCTGCGGATATTACTGAAGCCTGTCTCACAGCCCCCACTCAATGGTGCTGGATATGCAGCCCAGTACTCTGATGTcgaggatgaggatgatgatgatgatgatgatgaagagcGTGATTATG GCTCAGTACACGCAGGGGGCCACCTGGAGGCTGACGAGGAGCAGGACCAAGAGGGACACAACCAG GTGGGGCTGCGCTTTCAGGGTGATGCCAGATACTATCCCCAGTGTTTTTTGCCCTCTTCTGGAATG CTGGAAAGCAGGAGCCCTGACATCAGCAAAGTAGCGACAGGCACCAAG GACCTGATGAAGGACAAAAACGCCACAAGAAAATCGCCGGCCTTCAGTCCCAAACCATCTGTGTTCAGACCTCAGTTCAAG GAGCCTGTGAGTGATATTCTGATGGAGATGTTTCCCGGGACAGAACCGACTCCCACTGGAATAAG TGCCACCTGCCGCAGGCCCATAAAAGGGGCGGCAGGGAGGCCCGTGCAGTTCAAGTACCCTGACACCCCGTCCAGCCCCGGTACTAAGGAGAGGCGGGAGCTTCAGCGCCATCTGGTGCCGACATGGATCCAGATGCTGGTCTTTCTGTTGGTGGCCTTCCTCTTCTACCTCATTTTCAGTGCGATGCAGGGTGTCCCGGACAGTCCCTCCGCTGTGCTGCTTCACCGTTCTGGCCATGAGGGAGAGTTGCTAGGGGATCTGTCATCCTTTGCCACCTCAGAGGATCCTCCCTTGGTCTCTGGGGAGGAGTAA
- the lemd1 gene encoding LEM domain-containing protein 1 isoform X13 has translation MPSFVEDPAQLSKRRLRSELAAHSVPLPAADSGKEAYVELYRRHVAARSGADFSSDEDEGRGQAGGSGEEASIRDEGQKTELEVMDVSQLTDVELKARLLQYGVNVGPIVASTRTLYEKKLRILLKPVSQPPLNGAGYAAQYSDVEDEDDDDDDDEERDYGSVHAGGHLEADEEQDQEGHNQLESRSPDISKVATGTKDLMKDKNATRKSPAFSPKPSVFRPQFKEPVSDILMEMFPGTEPTPTGISATCRRPIKGAAGRPVQFKYPDTPSSPGTKERRELQRHLVPTWIQMLVFLLVAFLFYLIFSAMQGVPDSPSAVLLHRSGHEGELLGDLSSFATSEDPPLVSGEE, from the exons ATGCCCTCGTTCGTGGAGGACCCCGCTCAGCTCTCCAAGCGGAGGCTCCGGTCGGAGCTGGCGGCGCACAGCGTGCCGCTGCCGGCCGCGGACAGTGGGAAGGAGGCGTACGTGGAGCTCTACCGTAGGCATGTCGCCGCCAGGTCGGGCGCCGACTTCTCAAGCGATGAGGACGAAGGCAGGGGGCAGGCGGGCGGCAGCGGC GAAGAAGCCAGCATTCGGGACGAAGGGCAGAAAACGGAGTTAGAAGTGATGGATGTGAGCCAGCTGACTGACGTGGAGCTGAAGGCCAGGCTGCTCCAGTACGGTGTTAATGTTGGGCCTATCGTCG CTTCCACCAGAACTCTGTATGAGAAAAAGCTGCGGATATTACTGAAGCCTGTCTCACAGCCCCCACTCAATGGTGCTGGATATGCAGCCCAGTACTCTGATGTcgaggatgaggatgatgatgatgatgatgatgaagagcGTGATTATG GCTCAGTACACGCAGGGGGCCACCTGGAGGCTGACGAGGAGCAGGACCAAGAGGGACACAACCAG CTGGAAAGCAGGAGCCCTGACATCAGCAAAGTAGCGACAGGCACCAAG GACCTGATGAAGGACAAAAACGCCACAAGAAAATCGCCGGCCTTCAGTCCCAAACCATCTGTGTTCAGACCTCAGTTCAAG GAGCCTGTGAGTGATATTCTGATGGAGATGTTTCCCGGGACAGAACCGACTCCCACTGGAATAAG TGCCACCTGCCGCAGGCCCATAAAAGGGGCGGCAGGGAGGCCCGTGCAGTTCAAGTACCCTGACACCCCGTCCAGCCCCGGTACTAAGGAGAGGCGGGAGCTTCAGCGCCATCTGGTGCCGACATGGATCCAGATGCTGGTCTTTCTGTTGGTGGCCTTCCTCTTCTACCTCATTTTCAGTGCGATGCAGGGTGTCCCGGACAGTCCCTCCGCTGTGCTGCTTCACCGTTCTGGCCATGAGGGAGAGTTGCTAGGGGATCTGTCATCCTTTGCCACCTCAGAGGATCCTCCCTTGGTCTCTGGGGAGGAGTAA